GACAGCCCGCGATCGTTCGGGCCGTCGCCCATCGCAAAGCGCGCCTTCGACGCGATCAGCACGCCGTTCTTGCGCTTGCCGCCGAGCGCGGCGCCGACGATCTCTTCGGATGCGCCATCGGAATAGACATCGGCGGTATCGATCAGATTGACGCCGGCATCGAGGCACATATCGATTTGCCGGCGCGCTTCGTCGAGGCCGACGTCGCCGACGCTCGCGAATTTGCCTTTGCCACCCATGGTCATCGTGCCGAGTGTGATGGTCGACACCATAAGGCCCGAGCGGCCAAGCTGACGGTATTCCATGATCTGACAGTCTCCGTGTTCAGATGGTTGATATGACAGTTTTGTGATGCGCAGTGATGCCTGACGTGATTCTTTTTGTAATGCTTGCGATGCCGAAGCAATTTGTAATATGTTGATTTGATGGTTACGCTTCGGGCTTCGTTGCCACTATAAGCGAAATGGCTTTAATTTTTATCTTGCCAATAACGCCGGTGCGGGATCACACGTCGTCTTCACGGAGGCGATGCACAGGTGAGGTAGAAGCGATGCGGAGGCAAGGCGATGCACCGTGGATCGAGCGCGAGGCCAAGCGCGGCGTCGGCCCATGTGTATGAAAGGCGGTGCTAGTGGCCGGTGGCGGCCAGTCCCGGTTCGGGCTCGACCGAAAGCGCGCCTGCATTGACCGGACGCTGATAGAGAAAGCCCTGACCGAACGGCACGCCGAGTTCGCGCAGCGCCGCGTGCTGCGCTTCGGTCTCGACGCCTTCCGCGATGACTTCCATGCCGAAGTGCTTTGCAACGGCCGCAATGGCCTTGATCAGCGCGGCGCCGCCTTTGTCGATCTGCCGCACGAACTGGCCGTCGATCTTCACGTAATCGAAAGGAAAGCGGCCGAGCAGATCGAGATTGCTGTGCTGCGTGCCGAAATCGTCGATCGCGAATCGCACGCCGCGCGCCTTCAGTACGTTGAAAATGGCTTGCGTGCGCGGCTGTCTTGCAAGCAGAAAGCGCTCGGTCACTTCGAGGATCAGCGTGACGCCTGGCGGCAGCGCGTCGTTGACCGCGATCACATCGGCTACAAAATCCTTACGTTGCAGATCCATCGGCGCGACGTTCACTGCAACGCGCAGCGGCCGGATATCGGTTTTCTGCGCGATATCGGCAGCCGCCGTGCGCAGCGCGAAGCGTGTGATACGGGCCAGCAAGGGGCTGCGTTCGACCTGCGCCATAAACACCGACGGGCTGACCGAACCCCAGCGCGGATGCGTCCAGCGAATCAGCGCTTCGACGCCGACGATGCGCCGCGTCTCGATCTCGACCACCGGCTGATAGACCACATGCAACTGCCCGAGCCGCAATCCGCGCCGGACCGCGGCGAGCAACTGGCGTTGCGGCGCCAGCGCGAGCAGCGCGATGGCGGCGATCAGCAGGTCGAAGAGGATGGCGAGCGCGCCGAACAGTAACCCGTAACGCCAGTGCATCTCGGTTGCGAGCGCCGCTGATGCGAGCACCGCGATCGAGAACGGCCATTGCGTCGAATAGACGCGTGTGCCGATCTGGTTTGGCGTCTTGATTGCCGGGACGAATTCGCCTTTATCGTTGAGCACGCCCGAGCCCGGCATCGACAGAAACACCTGTTGCGCGCCGTAGCGTATGCCGTGCGCGAGCGCATCGGCTACGTAAGCGCCTTCGATCGTGTACTGCACGCCGGCGCCGTCGCCGGTGGGTTCGTACATCGAAATAACGGGCGTGCCGGGCTGAAACGGCGTGCCGGCGAGCAGATTGATGATGGTGCCGTGTGCGCCGGGCGTGCCGCGCGGCACATAGGAGGAGAGCGGTACGCTCAACGGGCCGATCGACGACGAGCAGTAGAGCCTGTCGTTATCGACGAGATTGATCGACCGCACAT
The genomic region above belongs to Paraburkholderia edwinii and contains:
- a CDS encoding EAL domain-containing protein; protein product: MYDPSNSAEGKFSELHDEASVRRNVAPRLTLAIAAACCLGVTVGAVLWGEHYADQEVAARESLIGHDMVESLDRMLTSVRTGRRDALLELVGQHCAKISLQLSELETYVQYVRSINLVDNDRLYCSSSIGPLSVPLSSYVPRGTPGAHGTIINLLAGTPFQPGTPVISMYEPTGDGAGVQYTIEGAYVADALAHGIRYGAQQVFLSMPGSGVLNDKGEFVPAIKTPNQIGTRVYSTQWPFSIAVLASAALATEMHWRYGLLFGALAILFDLLIAAIALLALAPQRQLLAAVRRGLRLGQLHVVYQPVVEIETRRIVGVEALIRWTHPRWGSVSPSVFMAQVERSPLLARITRFALRTAAADIAQKTDIRPLRVAVNVAPMDLQRKDFVADVIAVNDALPPGVTLILEVTERFLLARQPRTQAIFNVLKARGVRFAIDDFGTQHSNLDLLGRFPFDYVKIDGQFVRQIDKGGAALIKAIAAVAKHFGMEVIAEGVETEAQHAALRELGVPFGQGFLYQRPVNAGALSVEPEPGLAATGH